From one Triticum aestivum cultivar Chinese Spring chromosome 4B, IWGSC CS RefSeq v2.1, whole genome shotgun sequence genomic stretch:
- the LOC123089720 gene encoding germin-like protein 8-11: MASSSYFLLLAALVALVSWQATASDPSPLQDFCVADMNSLVRVNGFVCKNPMEVNADDFFKAANLDKPRVTNKVGSNVTLINVMQIAGLNTLGISIARIDYAPLGQNPPHTHPRATEILTVLEGTLYVGFVTSNQPAPNKNKFLSKVLNKGDVFVFPVGLIHFQFNPNPHKPAVAIAALSSQNPGAITIANAVFGSDPQISDDVLAKAFQVEKNTIDWLQAQFWENNHN, encoded by the exons ATGGCATCCTCCTCTTACTTCCTTCTCCTCGCCGCTCTTGTTGCGTTGGTCTCATGGCAGGCCACTGCCTCCGATCCTAGCCCCCTCCAGGACTTTTGTGTCGCCGACATGAATTCACTAG TTCGTGTCAATGGCTTTGTTTGCAAGAACCCGATGGAAGTTAATGCAGATGACTTCTTCAAGGCAGCCAACCTCGACAAGCCTAGGGTGACCAACAAGGTTGGATCCAACGTCACTTTGATCAACGTCATGCAGATTGCTGGACTCAACACCCTCGGCATCTCAATTGCGCGCATCGACTATGCTCCCTTGGGTCAGAACCCACCACATACGCACCCTCGCGCCACTGAGATCCTCACGGTGCTCGAGGGGACACTATACGTTGGCTTTGTCACATCCAACCAGCCCGCCCCAAACAAAAACAAGTTCCTCTCCAAGGTGCTCAACAAAGGTGATGTGTTTGTCTTCCCCGTGGGGCTCATTCACTTCCAATTTAACCCCAACCCCCACAAGCCCGCCGTTGCAATTGCCGCGCTTAGCAGCCAGAACCCAGGGGCTATCACAATTGCCAATGCGGTGTTTGGGTCAGACCCACAAATATCCGATGATGTTCTTGCCAAGGCGTTTCAGGTGGAAAAGAATACAATTGACTGGCTCCAGGCTCAGTTCTGGGAGAACAACCACAACTAA